The following nucleotide sequence is from Streptomyces bathyalis.
CGGTCTTGTCCGGGGAGCCCTTCACCTCGACGACGTCGCCGATCATCGAGTTCGAGTAGAACCAGGCGCCGTCGGTGCTGTTGTCGTGCGCACCGCGGGTGTCCTTCAGACCGACGCAGCCGTGGCTGGTGTTGCCCGAACCGAACGGCGCGCCCCAGTAGTTGCCGTGGATGAAGGTGCCGGACGTCGACAGCCGCATGGCGTGGGGGACGTCCTTGATGTCGTAGCCCTCTTCGCCCTTGCGACCGAAGCCCACGGTGTTGCCGTCCATCCGCGTCTCCTTGTGCTTCTCGGAGATCACCATCTTGCCGTTGTACGTGGGGTTCTTGGCCCCGCCGGCGGAGATGGGGATGGTCTTGAGCTTCTGGCCGTCGCGCACCACGGTCATCTGGTGGCTGTTGACGTCGACGGTGCTGACCTGCGAGCGGCCCACGTTGAAGGTGACCTTCTTGTTCTGGACGCCGGTCATGTTCTGCGAGCCCTTCACCCCGTCGAGCTTGAGGTCGAGGGTGATCTTGGAGCCGGGCTTCCAGTACTCCTGCGGGCGGAAGTCGAGGCGGGTTCCGTCGAACCAGTGCCCGACGACCTGCTGGCCGCTGGTCGAGTTGACCTTGATCGCGGACTGGACGGCCTTCTTGTTCGTGATCGGCTTGTCGAAGTTGATCGAGACCGGCATGCCCACACCGACGGTCTGGCCGTCCTCACCGGCGTAGGTGCCGATGAAGCTGTTGTCGGGCGAGACCGTGGTGAAGGTCGAGTTCTCGACGGCCTTGCGGCCCCCGCCGTCCTTCGCCTTCGCCGTGATCTTGTACTGGGTGGCCCGCTCGAGCTGCTGCTGCGGCTTCCACGACTTGCCGTCGCCCGACATGGTGCCGGTGACACTCGTGCCGGCCTCGACGGCCGTCAGCTTCACCGAGGTGAGCTTCCCCTGACTCACCGAGACGTTGCCGCCGTTGTTGATGCTCGCGCCCTCGGAACCGTCCTTGGAGGCGATCTTTATTCGAGCCTCCGAACTCTTCTTGCCGTGCGCTTCCGAGTTCGCGTTCTTGGCGTCGCCGCTGTCGGTGCCGGACGAACCGCAGGCACCCAGCGTGAGTACGCCGCCGAGCACCATGGCCGTGGCCGATACAGCCTTGCGGTGCTTACCCAGCGTCGTCACAGGCTTCTCCATTGCATCGAATCCCAAGCTCCCCGAATTCACCACGTACATCCCCCGCCGGACCAACCCGGACATGTGTGACGCAGCTCTAAGGGTTGGAACGCACTTCGGCAGGTGACCGGTTCCACGAGTTACAAAACTGTGTTCCAGGACACGTGCCGACGGGAATTCCTCGCGAGAGAAGCCTGTGACCTGCGAATACGCCTCGGCGGACAATCCGTCAGATCTGTGACGCGTTACACTCAGCGGCGCGCGCCGTCGAGGCCGCGGAGCTCGCTCCGAACCCCTTCCCGGAGGTGCTCGTCGCGGTCGTCGCCGAGAGGCTCGTCGAAGTCCTCGGGGCCGTTCTCCAGGAGGCCGGCGGTCTCCTCGCCTTCGCGGTCGTCGAGGTCGCCCGCGCCGTCGAGGAACGAGAACGCGTCGAGATCGTCCGCGTCCATCTCCTCACTGCCCCAGCTGGCATGCGCGAGTTCGACTCCCGGCAGCTCCCTGACGAGGTCGAAGGGGTCGACCAGACAGGCCAGCGCCTCCCCCGCGTCCCCGCTGATGATCTCCTCGGCGTCCGCGCGCTCCTCGTCCGGCATCAGCTCGTCACGCGCGACGTGATCAAGAGCCGACCTGGTCAGGGCGTCCGCGTCGGCGATCTCGACAACCAGGTCGACGCGGAGCCTGATGTGCGGCGAGGGCAGTACGGAGGTGTCGGACGGTTCGGTACGCGTTGTCTCGTCGGCAGCCATGTCCGGAGCGTAGGACGGAACGGAGGCTCGGCTTCCGTACGACCCGCGGCTGTCTATAACATCGGCCACCGTGCCGCCAGTTCGTGGCGCGACCGGACGACGACAGCACTCGGAAGGGGCTTGCTCCGTGCCCGCAGCCGGACGATCCAGCATCTCCTCTCACCGCCGGGCCCTCATGACGGCCACCGGGGCGGGTGCGGTGCTGTGTGCCCTCTTGTTCGTCCCCTCGGCGAAGGCCACCCCCGACGCGCCCGGCACCGGCGGCGCGCGCCATGCCGCGACGTCGTACCCGGACTCCTCCTCGTACCCGAGGGACTCCGCCGACGGCCGGGCCCACCGGACGTCCGCCGGAGAGGAGCCGGGCCAGGACGGCTTCACCTCGCCCTTCGTCCTGAGCGCACTCGGAGTGGCCGGTGCGGGCGGTGCCATGATCGCCCGGGCCCGCCGCCGCAGGACCGGCTAGTTGTATTGACCCGGAGCGTTCCTGTCGACGGACTGCTGAAGCACGTCGCGCGGCCTCCACGAGGCGAGTGCGGTACCGCTGCGCCTGCTCGGCCGCCTCGCACATCTGGGGTGCCTGCTCGTGCAGATGGTCCTCGTCGGTCCTGCTGAACAGGCCGGTGATGTGGGCGAGCGTCGCCA
It contains:
- a CDS encoding L,D-transpeptidase; this translates as MEKPVTTLGKHRKAVSATAMVLGGVLTLGACGSSGTDSGDAKNANSEAHGKKSSEARIKIASKDGSEGASINNGGNVSVSQGKLTSVKLTAVEAGTSVTGTMSGDGKSWKPQQQLERATQYKITAKAKDGGGRKAVENSTFTTVSPDNSFIGTYAGEDGQTVGVGMPVSINFDKPITNKKAVQSAIKVNSTSGQQVVGHWFDGTRLDFRPQEYWKPGSKITLDLKLDGVKGSQNMTGVQNKKVTFNVGRSQVSTVDVNSHQMTVVRDGQKLKTIPISAGGAKNPTYNGKMVISEKHKETRMDGNTVGFGRKGEEGYDIKDVPHAMRLSTSGTFIHGNYWGAPFGSGNTSHGCVGLKDTRGAHDNSTDGAWFYSNSMIGDVVEVKGSPDKTVQPDNGLNGWNMSWAQWTAGSAV